Proteins encoded together in one Triticum dicoccoides isolate Atlit2015 ecotype Zavitan chromosome 7B, WEW_v2.0, whole genome shotgun sequence window:
- the LOC119339880 gene encoding cation transporter HKT1-like yields MHLFLTLIHSTMGRVKRFYQDFIHIKLHSFCRISGYVVDSIAFVYRFVALHVHPFWIQLSYFLAIAILGSVLLMSLKPSNPDFSPPYIDMLFLSTSALTVSGLSTITMEDLSSSQIVVLTLLMLIGGEIFVSLLGLMLRVNHQDMQDLPSVKISSVPVELEELDLPNSMALCDESQLEEAAHAIPPKKCTELKRSRSVKCLGYVVFGYFAMIHVLGFLLVFLYITHVPTASAPLNKKGINIVLFSLSVTVASCANAGLVPTNENMVIFSKNSGLLLLLSGQMLAGNTLFPLFLRLLVWFLGRITKVKELRLMINNPEEVRFANLLARLPTVFLSSTVVGLVAAGVTMFCAVDWNSSVFDGLSSYQKTVNAFFMVVNARHSGENSIDCSLMSPAIIVLFIVMMYLPSSATFAPPSGDTKTTNENTKGKVKRGSLVQNLAFSPLGCNIIFVMVACITERRRLRNDPLNFSTLNMIFEVISAYGNAGLSTGYSCSRLHQLHPEIICQDKPYSFSGWWSDGGKFVLILVMLYGRLKAFTLATGKSWKV; encoded by the exons ATGCATTTGTTTCTCACACTCATACATAGCACCATGGGCCGGGTGAAAAGATTTTACCAGGATTTCATCCATATCAAGCTGCATAGCTTCTGCCGTATCAGTGGATATGTTGTCGATTCAATAGCTTTTGTCTATAGATTTGTTGCATTGCATGTTCACCCCTTCTGGATCCAACTGTCCTACTTCCTTGCCATTGCTATACTTGGTTCAGTCCTCTTGATGTCGCTGAAACCAAGCAACCCTGACTTCAGCCCTCCTTACATTGACATGTTATTCTTGTCAACTTCTGCTCTAACAGTTTCTGGCCTCAGCACCATCACGATGGAGGATCTCTCAAGCTCTCAAATTGTGGTTTTGACATTGCTCATGCTTATAGGAGGGGAGATCTTTGTTTCACTCTTAGGGCTCATGCTTAGAGTGAACCATCAAGACATGCAAGATCTTCCAAGCGTGAAGATCAGCTCGGTTCCTGTCGAGCTTGAAGAGCTAGACTTGCCCAACAGCATGGCACTATGTGATGAGTCGCAGCTTGAAGAAGCAGCTCATGCAATTCCACCCAAGAAATGTACAGAGTTGAAGAGGAGTAGGTCTGTCAAGTGCTTAGGATATGTGGTCTTTGGGTACTTTGCCATGATCCATGTCTTGGGCTTTCTGCTGGTTTTTCTGTATATAACTCATGTGCCAACTGCAAGTGCCCCACTGAACAAGAAAGGGATCAACATCGTGCTCTTCTCACTATCAGTCACCGTTGCCTCCTGTGCGAATGCAGGACTCGTGCCCACAAATGAGAACATGGTCATCTTCTCAAAGAATTCAGGCCTCTTGTTGCTGCTGAGTGGCCAGATGCTCGCAGGCAATACATTGTTCCCTCTCTTCCTGAGGCTACTGGTGTGGTTCCTGGGGAGGATCACAAAGGTGAAGGAGCTGAGGCTCATGATCAATAACCCCGAGGAAGTGCGTTTTGCTAATTTGCTTGCTAGGTTGCCAACTGTGTTTCTCTCCTCAACGGTCGTTGGCCTTGTAGCAGCTGGGGTCACGATGTTCTGTGCTGTTGATTGGAATTCTTCAGTCTTTGATGGGCTCAGCTCTTATCAGAAGACTGTCAATGCATTCTTCATGGTGGTGAATGCGAGGCACTCAGGGGAGAATTCCATCGACTGCTCGCTCATGTCCCCTGCCATTATAGTACTATTCATCGTCATGAT GTATTTGCCATCATCAGCAACATTTGCACCACCCAGTGGAGATACTAAAACCACCAATGAGAACACGAAAGGGAAAGTCAAGAGAGGGTCGTTGGTGCAGAATTTGGCATTCTCACCGCTCGGGTGTAACATCATCTTTGTGATGGTTGCCTGCATCACGGAAAGGAGAAGGCTCAGAAACGATCCACTCAACTTCTCCACCTTGAACATGATATTTGAGGTCATCAG CGCATATGGCAATGCAGGGTTATCCACTGGTTACAGTTGTTCTAGACTGCATCAGCTGCACCCAGAGATCATCTGCCAGGACAAACCATACAGCTTTTCTGGATGGTGGAGTGACGGAGGAAAGTTTGTGCTAATATTGGTCATGCTCTATGGAAGGCTTAAGGCTTTCACACTGGCCACGGGTAAATCCTGGAAAGTATGA
- the LOC119341924 gene encoding uncharacterized protein LOC119341924 — protein sequence MEGVLPGECRAERGRTRRQRCPRVRRLLGASDLRQKWFIVTSPHPSAPFELPPPFVLQNAQTFQVIIIPSGSGQKVRLSSEPPINPLDWLSWSRAALEQRWTPEKCTRADHFYQLSVTKSDPALTLNGLLGNVHDGTEVGIYHASPDSGNAIWQMTSYPLCAR from the exons atggagggagtactcccAGGAGAATGCCGCGCTGAACGTGGCCGAACGCGACGGCAACGTTGTCCTCGCGTACGGCGACTGCTCGGAGCCTCGGACCTTAGACAG AAATGGTTCATTGTGACGTCCCCCCACCCCTCCGCACCGTTTGAGTTGCCGCCGCCTTTCGTGCTGCAGAATGCGCAGACGTTTCAGGTCATCATCATCCCATCAGGCAGTGGACAGAAG GTGCGCCTGTCGTCTGAACCGCCTATCAACCCACTGGACTGGCTGTCGTGGTCGCGAGCAGCACTCGAGCAGCGATGGACGCCGGAGAAGTGCACACGTGCTGACCACTTTTACCAACTGTCGGTTACCAAGAGCGACCCAGCTCTTACCCTCAACGGCCTGTTGGGCAACGTACATGACGGAACGGAGGTCGGCATCTATCATGCATCACCAGATTCAGGGAACGCCATATGGCAGATGACTTCATACCCACTCTGCGCCCGCTGA